A single region of the Alteriqipengyuania flavescens genome encodes:
- a CDS encoding NAD kinase: MTKRNSFDALALGASDTPRAQEAYTELRDQFDWVPLEEADAVVVLGGDGYMLQTLHRMLDNGRVIPAYGMNLGTVGFLMNRYRGAARLLDRIARARSFAVSPLVMDATLHDGSQQRHCAINEVSLLRETRQTAKIEISVNGKIRLPELSCDGVLLATPAGSTAYNLSANGPILPLGSNMLALTPISAFRPRRWRGAILPDRFDVRFRVLEADKRPVAAVADQTELRDIAELAISIAQDMELTLLFDPGHSLDERIVAEQFIA, from the coding sequence ATGACGAAGCGCAATTCCTTCGACGCCCTCGCCCTCGGCGCATCCGACACGCCGAGGGCGCAGGAAGCCTACACCGAACTGCGCGACCAGTTCGACTGGGTCCCGCTGGAAGAGGCGGACGCGGTGGTGGTCCTGGGCGGTGACGGTTACATGCTGCAGACCCTCCATCGCATGCTCGACAACGGGCGTGTCATCCCTGCCTACGGGATGAATCTCGGCACGGTGGGCTTCCTGATGAACCGCTATCGCGGCGCGGCTAGGTTGCTCGACCGGATCGCCCGGGCGCGCAGCTTCGCCGTGTCGCCGCTGGTCATGGACGCGACGCTGCACGACGGCAGCCAGCAACGCCATTGCGCCATCAACGAAGTAAGCCTGCTTCGCGAAACGCGCCAGACCGCGAAAATCGAGATTTCGGTCAACGGCAAGATCCGCCTTCCCGAACTCAGCTGCGACGGGGTGTTGCTGGCGACGCCGGCGGGTTCGACCGCCTACAATCTGTCTGCCAATGGCCCGATCCTGCCGCTGGGTTCCAACATGCTCGCCCTCACCCCGATCAGCGCCTTTCGCCCGCGTAGGTGGCGCGGGGCGATCCTGCCGGACCGGTTCGACGTGCGCTTCCGCGTGCTGGAAGCGGACAAGCGCCCGGTTGCTGCCGTGGCCGACCAGACCGAGCTGCGCGACATCGCCGAACTTGCCATTTCCATCGCGCAGGACATGGAACTGACGCTGCTGTTCGACCCCGGCCACAGCCTTGACGAGCGGATCGTCGCCGAACAATTCATCGCCTGA
- a CDS encoding sulfite exporter TauE/SafE family protein encodes MPVLAAAFFVTAILYASVGFGGGSTYSALLALAGADYLLLPVVALLCNLVVVAGSTVRFARAGVTPWRGALGLVSLGAPAALLGGLTPIGEQAFFTVLGASLVLAGLALFLPTAGRDDEPARAARFAWLAAAPLGYLAGLVGIGGGIFLAPLLHLVRWREARAIAATASLFILVNSLFGLAGQLLKSGSGLLGAAAEFGLLLIIAVVIGGQIGSLLAVRFMPKRVIRMATAALTILVGGRLLLAI; translated from the coding sequence ATGCCCGTCCTCGCCGCCGCGTTCTTTGTCACCGCGATCCTGTATGCCTCCGTGGGGTTCGGGGGCGGATCTACCTATAGCGCGCTGCTCGCTCTGGCGGGCGCGGATTACCTGCTGCTGCCGGTGGTGGCGCTGCTGTGCAACCTCGTGGTCGTCGCGGGCAGCACGGTGCGCTTCGCCCGTGCCGGGGTCACGCCTTGGCGCGGTGCGCTGGGGCTGGTTTCCCTCGGCGCGCCGGCAGCGCTCCTCGGCGGGCTGACCCCGATCGGCGAACAGGCTTTCTTCACCGTGCTCGGGGCAAGCCTGGTCCTTGCCGGTCTCGCACTGTTCTTGCCGACTGCCGGACGCGATGACGAGCCCGCCCGCGCGGCCCGCTTCGCCTGGCTGGCCGCAGCGCCGCTCGGCTACCTCGCCGGGCTTGTGGGGATCGGCGGCGGCATCTTCCTCGCCCCGTTGCTCCACCTGGTGCGCTGGCGGGAGGCGCGCGCCATCGCGGCAACCGCGAGCCTGTTCATCCTCGTGAATTCGCTCTTCGGCCTGGCCGGGCAGCTGCTGAAGTCGGGCAGCGGATTGCTGGGCGCTGCCGCAGAGTTCGGCCTGCTGCTCATCATCGCGGTGGTGATCGGCGGCCAGATCGGCAGCTTGCTCGCCGTCAGGTTCATGCCGAAGCGCGTGATCCGCATGGCAACGGCCGCTCTGACGATCCTCGTCGGCGGGCGGCTCTTGCTGGCGATCTAG
- the secA gene encoding preprotein translocase subunit SecA: MLGAITKSIFGSANDRYVKSLDKIVRQIEALEPQIQDLTDAELAGQTDKFREQLANGATLDDILPEAFATVREASVRVLGMRHFNVQMVGGIVLHRGEIAEMRTGEGKTLVATLATYLNAIEGKGVHVVTVNDYLARRDAEWMGRLHKFLGLTVGVIVPNLPEHQRREAYHSDITYGTNNEFGFDYLRDNMKHSRDQMVQRPFNYAIVDEVDSILIDEARTPLIISGPTEDKSELYVALDAIVKDIPEDWYEKDEKTKNIQLTEDGVEEVEKILVEKGLLESDNLYDVENTQVVHHLDQALRANVMFKRDTDYIVKDDKVVIIDEFTGRMMDGRRWSNGLHQAVEAKEGVKIEPENQTMASITFQNYFRMYPKLSGMTGTAATEAGEFYEIYKMNVVEIPTNLPVQRVDEEDEFYKNTTDKFQAIAKSIAEKSAKGQPILVGTVSIEKSELLSEFLKKEGVKHNVLNARFHEMEAHIVAQAGQPGAVTIATNMAGRGTDIQLGGNAEFRIEDELSSMEEGPERDAAIEKIKAEVAADREKVLAAGGLYVLGTERHESRRIDNQLRGRSGRQGDPGLSKFYLCLEDDLLRIFGPDTLFAKMMNSNLEDGEAIGSKWLSKAIETAQKKVEARNYEVRKQVVEYDNVMNDQRKVIYEQRADIMDSETVDDVVENMRHDAINALVSQHCPPGSYPEQWDIEGLKAHITDVTGLTPPIDEWLQEDAVEAEIFEERLMDSTDKIMAAKTAEIDEKTFRNLEKRVLLERLDFHWKEHLATLDALRQVVFLRAYAQRKPLDEYKKEAFGLFETMLDTLREDVTRILLTAELRRAAPPPPVDLPDLPDFLTGHIDPLSGLDDSNDGDGSEARTAMFGSLAGSPRADAGPGTPNEDPYADQNLSRNALCPCGSGNKYKHCHGARG; encoded by the coding sequence ATGCTCGGCGCAATCACCAAGTCCATTTTCGGGTCGGCGAACGACCGCTACGTCAAATCGCTCGACAAGATCGTCCGCCAGATCGAGGCGCTGGAGCCGCAGATCCAGGACCTGACCGACGCGGAGCTGGCCGGCCAGACCGACAAGTTCCGCGAGCAGCTGGCGAACGGCGCCACGCTCGACGATATCCTGCCCGAAGCCTTCGCCACCGTGCGCGAGGCTTCGGTCCGCGTGCTTGGCATGCGGCACTTCAACGTGCAGATGGTCGGCGGCATCGTGCTCCACCGCGGCGAAATCGCCGAAATGCGCACGGGTGAGGGCAAGACGCTGGTCGCCACACTCGCCACCTATCTGAATGCGATCGAGGGCAAGGGCGTCCACGTCGTTACCGTCAACGATTACCTCGCCCGCCGCGACGCGGAATGGATGGGCCGGCTGCACAAGTTCCTCGGCCTGACGGTCGGCGTGATCGTGCCTAACCTGCCCGAACACCAGCGGCGCGAGGCGTATCACTCCGACATCACCTACGGCACGAACAACGAGTTCGGCTTCGATTACCTGCGCGACAACATGAAGCATTCGCGCGATCAGATGGTGCAGCGCCCCTTCAACTACGCCATCGTCGACGAGGTGGACTCCATCCTGATCGACGAGGCGCGTACCCCGCTGATCATCTCCGGCCCGACTGAGGACAAGTCCGAGCTTTACGTCGCTCTCGATGCCATCGTAAAGGACATCCCCGAAGACTGGTACGAGAAGGACGAGAAGACCAAGAACATCCAGCTGACCGAAGACGGAGTCGAGGAAGTCGAGAAGATCCTCGTCGAGAAGGGGCTGCTGGAAAGCGACAACCTCTACGACGTGGAGAACACGCAGGTCGTCCACCACCTCGACCAGGCGCTACGCGCGAACGTGATGTTCAAGCGCGACACGGACTACATCGTGAAAGACGACAAGGTCGTCATCATCGACGAGTTTACCGGCCGCATGATGGACGGCCGACGCTGGTCCAATGGCCTCCACCAGGCGGTCGAGGCCAAGGAAGGCGTCAAGATCGAGCCCGAAAACCAGACCATGGCCTCGATCACCTTCCAGAACTATTTCCGCATGTATCCCAAGCTGTCGGGCATGACCGGTACGGCCGCGACCGAGGCCGGCGAGTTCTACGAAATCTACAAGATGAACGTGGTCGAGATCCCGACCAACCTGCCGGTGCAGCGCGTGGACGAGGAAGACGAGTTCTACAAGAACACGACCGACAAGTTCCAGGCCATCGCCAAGTCGATCGCCGAAAAGAGCGCGAAGGGGCAGCCGATCCTGGTCGGAACCGTGTCGATCGAGAAATCGGAACTGCTGTCCGAATTCCTGAAGAAGGAGGGCGTGAAGCACAACGTCCTCAACGCCCGCTTCCACGAGATGGAAGCCCATATCGTGGCGCAGGCTGGCCAGCCGGGAGCGGTGACCATCGCCACCAACATGGCCGGCCGCGGCACCGACATTCAGCTGGGCGGCAATGCAGAATTCCGCATCGAGGACGAGCTTTCCTCCATGGAGGAAGGTCCGGAGCGCGACGCCGCGATCGAGAAGATCAAGGCGGAAGTCGCTGCCGACCGTGAAAAGGTACTGGCCGCAGGCGGGCTCTACGTGCTCGGCACCGAGCGCCACGAAAGCCGCCGCATCGACAACCAGTTGCGCGGCCGCTCGGGCCGGCAGGGCGACCCCGGCCTGTCGAAATTCTATCTCTGCCTCGAAGACGACCTCCTGCGCATCTTCGGCCCGGACACGCTGTTCGCCAAGATGATGAACTCCAACCTCGAAGACGGCGAGGCGATCGGTTCCAAGTGGCTCTCCAAGGCCATCGAGACCGCGCAGAAGAAGGTCGAGGCGCGCAATTACGAGGTCCGCAAGCAGGTCGTCGAATACGACAACGTGATGAACGACCAGCGCAAGGTCATCTACGAACAGCGCGCCGACATCATGGACAGCGAGACGGTGGACGACGTGGTCGAGAACATGCGCCACGATGCCATCAACGCCCTCGTCAGCCAGCATTGCCCGCCGGGATCCTATCCCGAACAATGGGATATCGAAGGGCTGAAGGCGCATATCACCGACGTGACCGGCCTGACGCCGCCGATCGACGAATGGCTGCAGGAAGATGCCGTCGAAGCCGAAATTTTCGAAGAGCGGCTGATGGACAGCACCGACAAGATCATGGCCGCCAAGACCGCCGAGATCGACGAGAAGACCTTCCGCAACCTCGAAAAGCGGGTGCTGCTCGAGCGGCTCGACTTCCACTGGAAGGAGCATCTGGCAACGCTCGACGCGCTGCGGCAGGTGGTGTTCCTGCGCGCCTATGCGCAGCGCAAACCGCTCGACGAATACAAGAAGGAAGCCTTCGGCCTGTTCGAAACCATGCTCGACACGCTGCGCGAGGACGTGACGCGGATCCTGCTGACCGCGGAATTGCGCCGGGCCGCGCCGCCGCCGCCGGTCGACCTGCCGGACCTGCCGGACTTCCTGACCGGGCATATCGATCCGCTGAGCGGGCTCGACGATTCGAACGATGGCGACGGATCGGAAGCACGCACCGCCATGTTCGGATCGCTCGCCGGCAGCCCCCGCGCCGATGCGGGGCCGGGCACGCCGAACGAGGATCCCTATGCGGACCAGAACCTCAGCCGCAATGCACTGTGCCCCTGCGGCAGCGGGAACAAGTACAAGCATTGCCACGGTGCGCGCGGCTGA
- a CDS encoding TonB family protein, producing the protein MKYGIAIYLSAALGSMGLGGAAAAQEGQVLTTPSQKDTSRIPPSPRPTFGDTSGAYLVTTGIVDADYPVEAWRRGEEGSVAFALSYDSSGRVTGCEIRQSSGSASLDAATCPLLYKRAVIRFDGGWDGQAGTLEKTHVWRRREPDIEVFDLVVAVTIGRDGTATDCEIIAASGQLPRGMSDNFARGDCLPSGQSAPYRDANGEPEERRLKLSFSVEELPLDAP; encoded by the coding sequence ATGAAATACGGGATTGCGATCTATCTGAGCGCCGCGCTCGGCTCAATGGGGCTTGGCGGCGCTGCTGCGGCACAGGAAGGTCAAGTGTTGACCACTCCATCCCAGAAGGACACATCTCGCATTCCGCCTTCGCCCCGCCCCACGTTCGGGGACACCAGCGGGGCATACCTGGTGACGACCGGAATCGTGGACGCCGACTACCCGGTGGAAGCCTGGCGAAGAGGCGAAGAAGGGTCGGTTGCTTTTGCGCTCTCGTATGATTCCAGCGGCAGGGTCACTGGATGCGAGATACGTCAGTCCAGTGGCAGCGCCAGCCTAGATGCGGCGACATGCCCGCTGCTCTACAAGCGGGCTGTCATCCGTTTCGATGGCGGTTGGGATGGACAGGCAGGAACCCTCGAAAAGACTCATGTGTGGCGAAGGCGCGAACCTGACATCGAGGTTTTTGACCTGGTCGTGGCGGTTACTATCGGGCGGGATGGTACGGCAACGGACTGCGAGATCATCGCGGCATCGGGGCAGTTGCCGCGCGGCATGAGCGACAACTTCGCCCGAGGCGACTGCCTTCCGAGCGGGCAGTCAGCCCCATATCGCGATGCGAATGGGGAACCGGAAGAACGGCGTCTGAAACTGAGCTTCTCGGTGGAGGAACTGCCGCTGGATGCACCGTGA
- the argJ gene encoding bifunctional glutamate N-acetyltransferase/amino-acid acetyltransferase ArgJ produces MSSISPLAVPFPDLHAIDGVTLRTVRAGYKDWDRADLTFVELAEGTAVAGLFTQNVCCSTEVEMGREQVKSGRARALVVNAGNANAFTGYRGREAVEQIAAQVAGGIGCEASEVFVSSTGVIGVPLPKDKAREGVAAVLRAEPCGWEDVARAIGTTDTYTKGAHASAMIGETKVHLVGVIKGSGMIAPDMATMLGYIFTDAAVEPVFLQDMLGAANGPTFSSITVDSDTSTSDTVLAFATGRAGNAPLAGFDDAGADAFAAALHDVCRQLAQLVVRDGEGATKFIEIAVGGAVSDESARRIGLAIANSPLVKTAIAGEDANWGRVVMAVGKAGEPADRDKLSIGFGGTWAARDGLPLADYDEAPVAVHLKEQDIRIDVDIGLGDGRATVWTCDLTHGYIEINADYRT; encoded by the coding sequence TTGTCCAGCATATCCCCTCTCGCCGTGCCCTTCCCCGACCTGCACGCAATCGACGGCGTCACGCTGCGCACGGTCCGTGCCGGCTACAAGGATTGGGACCGGGCCGACCTCACCTTCGTCGAACTGGCGGAAGGGACTGCGGTCGCAGGGCTGTTCACGCAGAACGTGTGTTGTTCGACCGAAGTCGAGATGGGCCGCGAGCAGGTGAAATCGGGCCGCGCGCGGGCGCTGGTGGTCAACGCCGGCAATGCCAATGCCTTCACCGGTTATCGCGGGCGCGAGGCGGTGGAGCAGATCGCGGCGCAGGTCGCCGGCGGCATCGGCTGCGAAGCTTCCGAAGTGTTCGTATCTTCCACCGGCGTGATCGGCGTACCGCTGCCCAAGGACAAGGCGCGCGAAGGCGTGGCGGCCGTGCTTCGCGCCGAACCTTGCGGCTGGGAGGATGTCGCGCGGGCCATCGGTACCACCGACACCTATACCAAGGGCGCGCACGCCTCGGCGATGATCGGCGAGACGAAGGTCCACCTTGTCGGCGTGATCAAGGGTAGCGGCATGATCGCCCCCGACATGGCGACCATGCTCGGCTACATCTTCACCGATGCGGCGGTGGAGCCCGTCTTCCTGCAGGACATGCTCGGCGCCGCGAACGGGCCGACCTTCTCCTCGATCACGGTGGACAGCGACACCTCCACAAGCGACACGGTGCTGGCCTTCGCGACCGGCAGGGCGGGTAACGCGCCCCTCGCCGGCTTCGACGATGCCGGGGCGGACGCCTTTGCCGCGGCGCTGCACGACGTCTGCCGTCAGCTCGCCCAACTGGTGGTGCGCGACGGCGAAGGGGCGACGAAGTTCATCGAGATCGCGGTCGGCGGCGCGGTGTCGGATGAAAGCGCGCGCCGCATCGGCCTCGCCATCGCCAATTCGCCGCTGGTGAAGACCGCCATCGCGGGCGAGGATGCCAACTGGGGCCGCGTCGTCATGGCAGTCGGCAAGGCGGGAGAGCCTGCAGATCGGGACAAGCTGTCGATCGGCTTCGGCGGCACCTGGGCCGCGCGCGACGGCCTGCCGCTGGCAGATTACGACGAGGCGCCGGTGGCGGTCCACCTGAAGGAGCAGGATATCCGCATCGACGTCGACATTGGCCTGGGTGACGGGCGCGCGACCGTGTGGACCTGCGACCTCACGCATGGATACATCGAGATCAACGCGGATTATCGCACGTGA
- a CDS encoding inositol monophosphatase family protein, with protein MRFAAERAILPRFRNLSDEDIVEKAADDLVTVADRETEEFLTEALGKLQPGVPVVGEEAVHADPSLMEKLSGPCWIVDPIDGTHNFAHGKAPFGIMIALADAGEAVAGWIYDPLSGRFCHARRGEGAFIGEEWISAQSTGETPPVAAISVIFLDQARREAVEAHVAPHYRVVETPRCAAEQYPRLALGENDVSFFERTLAWDHAAGALWVNEAGGRIARPDGSPYKVDEPDRTGMIGAASPALWDGLAELYAKLP; from the coding sequence ATGCGATTCGCGGCGGAGCGGGCGATCCTGCCGCGCTTTCGCAACCTGTCGGACGAGGACATCGTCGAGAAAGCCGCCGACGATCTCGTCACCGTGGCCGACCGCGAGACCGAGGAATTCCTGACCGAAGCGCTCGGCAAGTTGCAGCCGGGCGTGCCGGTCGTGGGCGAGGAAGCGGTGCATGCCGACCCCTCGTTGATGGAGAAATTGTCCGGCCCGTGCTGGATCGTCGACCCGATCGACGGCACGCATAATTTCGCGCACGGCAAGGCACCGTTCGGCATCATGATCGCGCTGGCCGATGCGGGCGAAGCTGTTGCCGGGTGGATCTACGACCCGCTGTCGGGGCGCTTCTGCCACGCACGCCGCGGCGAAGGGGCCTTCATCGGGGAAGAATGGATTTCGGCGCAGTCGACCGGCGAAACGCCGCCGGTGGCCGCCATCTCGGTCATCTTCCTCGACCAGGCGCGGCGCGAAGCGGTGGAAGCGCATGTCGCGCCGCACTACCGCGTGGTCGAAACGCCGCGCTGCGCCGCCGAGCAATACCCCCGCCTCGCGCTGGGCGAAAACGACGTTTCGTTCTTCGAGCGGACGCTCGCGTGGGACCACGCGGCTGGCGCGTTGTGGGTCAACGAAGCGGGCGGCAGGATTGCGCGGCCCGATGGCTCACCCTACAAGGTGGACGAGCCGGACCGGACCGGCATGATCGGCGCCGCCAGCCCTGCCTTGTGGGACGGGTTGGCGGAGCTTTACGCGAAGCTTCCGTAG
- the trxA gene encoding thioredoxin yields MATVAVTDENFETEVLGADKPVLVDFWAEWCGPCKMIGPALEEISDELSDQVTIAKMDIMENPEVPGKFGVQSIPLMLLFKNGEVVAKKLGAAPKSQLKGWLEGEL; encoded by the coding sequence ATGGCCACCGTTGCCGTAACCGATGAAAATTTCGAAACCGAGGTGCTGGGCGCCGACAAGCCCGTGCTGGTGGATTTCTGGGCCGAATGGTGCGGCCCATGCAAGATGATCGGCCCGGCGCTGGAAGAAATCAGCGACGAATTGTCCGACCAGGTGACTATCGCCAAGATGGACATCATGGAAAATCCGGAAGTGCCCGGCAAGTTCGGCGTCCAGTCGATCCCGCTGATGCTGCTGTTCAAGAACGGCGAGGTCGTCGCCAAGAAGCTTGGCGCAGCTCCGAAGAGCCAGCTCAAGGGATGGCTCGAAGGCGAGCTTTGA
- the addA gene encoding double-strand break repair helicase AddA, with protein MSAVYPLHGAQQLAVLPEETVWLSASAGTGKTQVLSARVLRLLLRDRVEPSQILCLTFTKAGAAEMATRVNEVLARWVRLPDDKLAAELAHIGAPVDPDTRERARTLFASVLDTPGGGLRIDTIHAFAQWLLAAFPEEAGLLVGSKAMEDRDRELLARDVLSQLADSGDAEALATLEALSLRMGPDGVRSWMQRCADHRAAWEAPQWAEPQPLRGPVLGLLGLPADATAADLEALCRAPEFDEDALQACAAANASWGTKTGLASADAIAAFQATDNRVDALEDLLKALFTQAGDPRSLKSLEKHEPAYAEHAERLLASIERVADRRRALDLAEWLAPALELGRRYNALWEEAKSREGFVDFDDQIRLAARLLVRSDVSAWIRYKLDRQFDHILVDEAQDTNAAQWTIIDALTEEFFAGEGQHADKVRTLFVVGDYKQAIFGFQGTSPENFRAARERVAARMAGVAENRAALRERGQARELQELGLDRSFRTAQPMLDFVDSAIAAIGPEEFGLPEGRISHDGQDRPGIVALWPPTGLPDGEEDEGEGDEDAWLSRPDRDLADRIARQVRAWMDQGFPLVKGIARRAGPGDVMVLVRKRKELASLIVARLYAAGVPVAGVDRLRLGAPLAVQDLMAAIHFAVQPDDDLSLANLLVSPLVGWTQEELLEHAYRPAKTGLWSHLRDRDAPLVQRTALQLGQLLERADYEPPETLLHWMLSGPWQGRRKLVARLGREANDPIDELVNAAYAYSASHVVSLQGFVRWFDAGDGEIKREQGESSGEVRVMTVHGSKGLQAPIVILADAADNPRNSRSGAIALQAGLPDGVADDVMHRPEIPVPAVRSDERPTALATALERQQAADMQEHWRLLYVAMTRAEEALFIAGSLGAREDEPAADSWYARLEPLFPSEVQVSAIWGDVRQVGELGALPPAAGGATVAGRPLLPSWATMPIGPEPRPPRPLAPSNAGADEAPDPPLPPDALRDAARRGVLIHRLLERLPDVAPENRREAGAKWLTRHAAELDASTRAEMLDQGLAVLDSPDFPALFSPQALAEIPLTAVVDGQVIAGTADRLLVTADTVTVVDYKTTRRPPVDIGGVPAATIRQMGAYAAALGVIYPGRRIEAAVLYTHAPRLIAIPEAMLAAAKPALPVDEESFRG; from the coding sequence ATGAGCGCGGTCTACCCCCTCCACGGCGCGCAGCAGCTCGCCGTCTTGCCGGAAGAGACGGTGTGGCTTTCCGCCAGCGCCGGGACCGGCAAGACGCAGGTCCTGTCCGCCCGCGTGCTGCGCCTGCTGCTGCGCGACCGGGTCGAGCCATCGCAGATCCTGTGCCTGACTTTCACCAAGGCGGGCGCTGCCGAGATGGCGACGCGCGTGAACGAGGTGCTGGCGCGCTGGGTGCGCTTGCCCGACGACAAGCTGGCGGCGGAGCTTGCCCATATCGGCGCGCCGGTCGACCCCGACACGCGGGAACGCGCGCGGACCCTGTTCGCCAGCGTGCTCGACACCCCCGGCGGCGGGCTCCGCATCGATACGATCCACGCCTTTGCCCAGTGGCTGCTGGCGGCGTTTCCCGAAGAGGCGGGCTTGCTCGTCGGCTCTAAGGCGATGGAGGACCGCGACCGCGAACTGCTCGCCCGCGATGTGCTGTCGCAGCTTGCCGACAGCGGCGATGCGGAAGCGCTGGCGACGCTGGAGGCGCTCAGCCTGCGGATGGGGCCCGATGGCGTGCGCAGCTGGATGCAGCGCTGCGCCGATCACCGCGCGGCGTGGGAGGCGCCGCAGTGGGCGGAGCCGCAGCCGCTGCGTGGGCCGGTGCTCGGGCTGCTCGGCCTGCCGGCGGATGCCACCGCCGCCGATCTGGAAGCGCTGTGCCGCGCGCCGGAATTCGACGAGGATGCGCTGCAGGCTTGCGCGGCTGCGAATGCCTCGTGGGGGACGAAAACCGGCCTCGCATCGGCCGATGCCATCGCTGCCTTTCAGGCGACGGACAATCGCGTCGATGCTCTCGAAGACCTTCTCAAGGCGCTGTTCACGCAGGCGGGCGATCCGCGCTCGCTGAAATCGCTCGAAAAGCACGAGCCTGCCTATGCCGAGCATGCCGAGCGCCTGCTGGCATCCATCGAGCGCGTTGCCGATCGCAGGCGGGCGCTCGACCTTGCCGAATGGCTCGCCCCGGCGCTCGAGCTGGGTCGGCGCTACAACGCGCTGTGGGAAGAGGCGAAATCGCGCGAGGGCTTCGTCGATTTCGACGACCAGATCAGGCTTGCCGCGCGGCTGCTCGTCCGCAGCGACGTCTCGGCGTGGATCCGCTACAAGCTCGACCGGCAGTTCGATCACATCCTGGTGGACGAGGCGCAGGACACCAACGCCGCCCAGTGGACTATCATCGACGCGCTGACGGAGGAATTCTTCGCCGGCGAGGGGCAGCATGCCGACAAGGTGCGCACGCTGTTCGTGGTCGGCGACTACAAGCAGGCGATCTTCGGCTTCCAGGGCACGAGCCCCGAAAACTTCCGCGCCGCGCGCGAGCGGGTGGCGGCGCGCATGGCGGGCGTTGCGGAAAACCGCGCTGCCTTGCGGGAACGCGGGCAGGCGCGCGAATTGCAGGAGCTCGGCCTCGACCGGTCCTTCCGCACGGCGCAGCCCATGCTCGACTTCGTGGATTCCGCCATCGCCGCCATCGGCCCCGAAGAATTTGGCCTGCCGGAAGGCCGCATCAGCCATGACGGGCAGGACCGCCCCGGCATCGTCGCCTTGTGGCCGCCCACCGGCCTGCCCGATGGCGAGGAGGATGAAGGCGAGGGGGACGAGGATGCCTGGCTCTCCCGTCCCGACCGCGACCTTGCAGACCGGATCGCGCGGCAGGTGCGGGCGTGGATGGACCAAGGCTTCCCGCTGGTGAAGGGCATCGCCCGCCGCGCCGGACCCGGCGACGTCATGGTGCTGGTCCGCAAGCGCAAGGAGCTGGCCTCGCTCATCGTGGCCCGGCTTTATGCGGCAGGCGTGCCTGTTGCGGGGGTGGACCGGCTGCGCTTGGGCGCGCCCTTGGCGGTGCAGGACCTGATGGCCGCAATCCACTTTGCCGTGCAGCCCGACGATGACCTCAGCCTTGCAAACCTGCTGGTCTCGCCCTTGGTTGGTTGGACGCAGGAAGAGCTGCTGGAGCACGCATACCGCCCGGCGAAAACCGGCCTGTGGAGCCATTTGCGCGACAGGGACGCGCCGCTGGTTCAGCGCACCGCCCTGCAGCTCGGCCAGCTGCTCGAACGCGCGGATTACGAACCGCCGGAAACACTGCTGCACTGGATGCTGTCCGGCCCGTGGCAAGGCCGCCGCAAGCTGGTCGCCCGCCTGGGGCGCGAAGCGAACGACCCGATCGACGAGCTGGTCAACGCGGCCTACGCCTATTCCGCCAGCCATGTCGTGAGCCTTCAGGGCTTCGTGCGCTGGTTCGATGCAGGCGATGGCGAGATCAAGCGCGAACAGGGCGAAAGCTCCGGCGAAGTGCGGGTGATGACCGTGCACGGCTCCAAGGGGCTGCAGGCACCGATCGTCATCCTGGCCGACGCGGCGGACAATCCGCGCAACTCGCGCAGCGGAGCGATCGCGTTACAGGCGGGGCTGCCAGACGGGGTGGCGGACGATGTGATGCACCGGCCCGAAATTCCCGTCCCGGCGGTTCGCAGCGACGAGCGACCCACCGCGCTCGCCACGGCGCTGGAGCGGCAGCAGGCGGCCGACATGCAGGAACACTGGCGCCTGCTCTATGTCGCGATGACGCGGGCCGAAGAGGCGCTGTTCATCGCCGGATCGTTGGGCGCGCGCGAGGACGAACCCGCGGCGGACAGCTGGTATGCGCGGCTCGAACCGCTGTTTCCTTCCGAGGTGCAGGTATCGGCGATCTGGGGCGATGTCCGGCAGGTCGGGGAGCTCGGCGCGCTTCCGCCTGCCGCAGGGGGCGCCACCGTGGCCGGGCGCCCATTGCTTCCGTCGTGGGCGACCATGCCCATCGGCCCTGAACCGCGCCCGCCGCGCCCGCTCGCCCCTTCGAATGCCGGCGCCGACGAAGCGCCCGACCCGCCGCTGCCGCCCGATGCGCTGCGCGACGCGGCACGGCGCGGGGTCCTGATCCACCGCTTGCTGGAACGTTTGCCCGACGTTGCGCCGGAAAATCGGCGCGAAGCCGGGGCGAAATGGCTGACGCGGCACGCGGCCGAACTGGATGCATCTACGCGCGCGGAAATGCTGGACCAGGGGTTGGCCGTGCTCGATTCTCCGGATTTCCCCGCCCTGTTCTCTCCGCAAGCGCTGGCCGAAATCCCGCTCACCGCGGTGGTCGACGGGCAGGTCATCGCGGGCACTGCCGACCGTCTGCTGGTGACCGCCGATACGGTGACGGTGGTCGACTACAAGACCACGCGCCGCCCGCCTGTGGACATCGGCGGCGTCCCGGCAGCGACGATCCGCCAGATGGGCGCCTATGCCGCCGCGTTGGGGGTGATCTATCCCGGCCGGCGGATCGAGGCGGCAGTGCTATACACCCACGCGCCCCGCCTGATCGCCATACCGGAAGCGATGCTTGCCGCCGCCAAACCAGCCTTGCCGGTGGATGAGGAAAGCTTTCGCGGCTGA